One stretch of Alcaligenes faecalis DNA includes these proteins:
- the cysG gene encoding siroheme synthase CysG: MNLFPLFANLKQRAVLVIGGGEIAERKVRLVLAAGAQVTLVAPYVVDSLEELANQGRITLIRERYQAQHLQGAWLIIAATDKRDVNQVIAQDAQEARILVNVVDDPELSSFQVPAIVDRSPLIIAISSAGSAPMLARRVREQLETMLDHSLGAISRLAQEYRSAIRRARPELGARRRFYDWLLDGPVGAALRSHQNEQARLSLESALQQPELPRATQGRVILVGAGPGDPGLLTLHALRALNRADVILYDRLVSDQVMELARRDAHRIFVGKQLGEDHHQTQNRIHQLMIEHARAGQTVVRLKGGDGFIFGRGGEELEYLAEHGVAFEVVPGITAAIACAAYSGIPLTHRDHAQSVQFVTAHRKSGHGIEDWNPLLDTSQTVAVYMGLQQILGFSHELVQRGRSATTPCALIENGSRPEQRTLLSTLENIAQDAQQHQFASPCILVIGQVATLGTTLSWYGELIDQLSPRVAIEQDADNTLVAA; this comes from the coding sequence ATGAACCTCTTTCCTTTATTCGCCAACCTGAAGCAGCGCGCGGTACTGGTGATCGGCGGTGGAGAAATCGCTGAACGCAAAGTGCGTCTGGTCCTGGCTGCCGGTGCCCAGGTTACGCTGGTCGCCCCCTATGTGGTGGACAGTCTGGAAGAGCTGGCTAATCAAGGGCGCATTACTCTGATTCGGGAGCGCTATCAGGCCCAGCATCTGCAAGGGGCCTGGCTGATTATTGCCGCCACTGACAAGCGGGACGTGAACCAGGTCATTGCCCAGGATGCACAAGAAGCCCGCATTCTGGTCAATGTGGTGGACGACCCCGAGCTGTCCAGTTTTCAGGTGCCTGCCATTGTGGATCGCTCACCGCTGATTATTGCGATTTCCTCGGCGGGGTCGGCCCCCATGTTGGCACGGCGAGTACGGGAGCAGTTGGAAACCATGTTGGACCACAGCCTGGGTGCGATCAGCCGTCTGGCGCAGGAATACCGCAGCGCCATTCGGCGCGCTCGCCCCGAGCTGGGTGCGCGCCGCCGTTTCTACGACTGGCTGCTGGATGGCCCGGTGGGTGCAGCACTACGCAGCCATCAGAATGAACAGGCACGCCTTAGCCTGGAAAGCGCACTGCAACAGCCTGAATTGCCCCGCGCCACACAAGGCCGCGTGATTCTGGTGGGTGCCGGTCCTGGTGATCCAGGTCTGCTGACCTTGCATGCCCTGCGTGCACTGAATCGCGCTGATGTAATTCTGTACGATCGCCTGGTGTCTGATCAGGTGATGGAGCTGGCCCGTCGCGATGCCCACCGTATTTTTGTGGGCAAGCAGTTGGGTGAAGACCATCACCAGACCCAGAACCGCATTCATCAGCTGATGATTGAACACGCTCGCGCAGGCCAAACTGTGGTGCGCCTGAAAGGCGGCGATGGCTTTATTTTTGGCCGGGGCGGTGAAGAGCTGGAATATCTGGCCGAGCACGGTGTCGCCTTTGAAGTGGTGCCCGGCATCACGGCTGCCATTGCATGTGCAGCTTATAGCGGCATTCCCCTGACACACCGCGATCATGCCCAGTCCGTACAGTTCGTGACGGCACATCGTAAAAGCGGGCACGGCATCGAAGATTGGAACCCGTTGCTGGATACCAGCCAGACAGTGGCTGTGTACATGGGCTTGCAGCAAATCCTGGGCTTTAGCCATGAGCTGGTACAGCGTGGTCGCAGCGCCACTACGCCCTGCGCCTTGATTGAAAATGGCTCGCGCCCTGAACAACGTACCTTGCTGTCCACACTGGAAAATATTGCCCAGGATGCACAGCAACACCAGTTTGCCAGCCCCTGCATTTTGGTGATTGGTCAGGTCGCCACCTTGGGTACCACCCTGTCCTGGTATGGCGAGTTGATTGATCAGCTCAGTCCTCGTGTGGCGATTGAACAGGATGCGGACAATACCTTGGTCGCTGCCTGA
- a CDS encoding ABC transporter permease, translating into MNAWIASTLWGLGGLLAGVVLWYLTTAWSSSPLMQQFGPAAAFHSLLEILGWSETWMHVGASLQRIFVGLAISLGVGVPAGLLLGLSARAHAALTPLFQFLRMISPLSWMPIAVMAFGIGDAPIYFLLGVAGVWPVLLNTASGVRHLNPRWLMLGRSLAATRLETLLYLILPGIVGSVLTGSRLAIGVLWIVLVPCEMLGVSAGLGYLILDTRDRMAYSELMAVIVLIGLIGYLLDSALRALFAAFGQR; encoded by the coding sequence ATGAATGCCTGGATTGCCAGCACTTTGTGGGGTTTGGGCGGTTTGTTGGCGGGAGTCGTGCTGTGGTACCTGACTACAGCCTGGTCCAGCAGCCCGTTGATGCAGCAATTCGGGCCTGCAGCCGCGTTTCATAGCCTGTTGGAAATACTGGGCTGGTCAGAGACCTGGATGCACGTAGGCGCCAGCTTGCAGCGTATTTTTGTAGGGTTGGCGATTTCATTGGGTGTCGGCGTGCCTGCCGGTTTGCTGCTGGGTTTGTCAGCCCGAGCCCACGCTGCATTGACTCCCTTGTTCCAGTTCCTGCGCATGATCTCGCCCCTGTCCTGGATGCCCATTGCTGTCATGGCCTTCGGGATTGGGGATGCACCGATTTATTTTCTGCTGGGTGTAGCCGGTGTCTGGCCTGTCTTGCTGAATACGGCATCGGGCGTGCGGCATTTGAATCCACGCTGGCTGATGCTGGGTCGCAGTCTGGCGGCTACCAGGCTGGAAACGCTTTTGTATTTGATTCTGCCCGGCATTGTCGGCTCGGTGCTGACGGGTAGCCGACTGGCTATCGGTGTCTTGTGGATTGTGCTGGTGCCCTGCGAAATGCTGGGTGTGTCAGCCGGTTTGGGCTACCTGATTCTGGATACGCGTGATCGCATGGCGTATTCCGAGCTGATGGCTGTGATTGTCCTGATTGGTCTGATTGGCTATCTGCTGGATAGTGCTTTGCGAGCCTTGTTTGCGGCTTTTGGACAGCGCTAG
- a CDS encoding ABC transporter substrate-binding protein has protein sequence MIESPTSRTRRDLLKLASLLTVAGAAPLLAQGVARAQSESNAPLRIGYLPITDATAMLVAHHNGYFEEAGIAVEKPVMVRSWAQLIEAFISGQVNLVHLLSPMTVWARYGSKVPAKVVAWNHMSGSAITVAQNISSAEQLGGQTVAIPFWYSIHNVVLQHVLKAHGLTPVVKNSGALASNEVNLVVMAPADMPPALASGRIAGFTVAEPFNALAETQGMGRILRFTGDVWRDHACCVAFMHEQDLQTRPQWSQGVVDGLVKAQIWIRSNRAEAAQILSREGGNRYTPHTQENLLKVLSPDPADRAQYVKSGVIRHPDWDDQRIDFQPYPFPSYTESLVQMLQGTLIQGERGFLEGLSPEHVASDLVDDRFVRAALEKQGGLAQFGLSEQYSRNESIVV, from the coding sequence ATGATTGAATCTCCTACGTCCCGTACCCGTCGCGACTTACTGAAACTGGCGTCCCTGCTGACTGTCGCGGGCGCTGCGCCTTTGCTGGCCCAAGGGGTTGCCCGTGCACAGAGCGAGTCGAATGCGCCTTTGCGTATCGGTTATTTGCCAATTACCGATGCCACCGCCATGTTGGTGGCGCATCACAATGGATACTTTGAAGAAGCAGGCATTGCGGTGGAAAAGCCCGTGATGGTGCGCAGTTGGGCCCAACTGATCGAGGCCTTTATCTCCGGTCAGGTCAATCTGGTGCACTTGCTCTCGCCCATGACGGTGTGGGCACGCTACGGCAGCAAAGTGCCTGCAAAAGTGGTGGCCTGGAATCACATGAGTGGCTCTGCCATCACGGTGGCGCAGAACATCAGCTCGGCCGAGCAACTGGGCGGGCAGACGGTGGCTATTCCTTTCTGGTATTCGATTCACAACGTGGTGTTGCAGCATGTGCTCAAAGCACATGGCCTGACGCCGGTCGTGAAAAACTCCGGTGCGTTGGCTTCCAACGAGGTCAATCTGGTGGTGATGGCGCCTGCCGACATGCCTCCGGCCTTGGCTTCGGGGCGGATTGCCGGTTTTACTGTGGCCGAACCGTTCAATGCCTTGGCAGAAACCCAGGGCATGGGCCGCATCCTGCGCTTTACTGGCGACGTTTGGCGCGATCACGCCTGTTGCGTGGCCTTCATGCACGAGCAGGATTTGCAGACTCGTCCCCAATGGTCGCAAGGCGTGGTGGATGGTCTGGTCAAGGCGCAGATCTGGATACGCAGCAACCGTGCCGAGGCGGCCCAGATCCTGTCGCGTGAGGGTGGGAATCGCTACACCCCGCACACTCAGGAAAACCTGTTGAAAGTGTTGTCCCCGGACCCGGCTGATCGTGCTCAATACGTGAAGTCTGGCGTGATTCGTCACCCGGACTGGGATGATCAGCGCATTGATTTTCAACCCTATCCCTTTCCCAGTTACACCGAGTCCTTGGTGCAAATGCTGCAAGGGACCCTGATCCAGGGCGAACGTGGTTTTCTGGAAGGGCTGTCTCCTGAGCATGTAGCCAGTGATCTGGTGGATGACCGCTTTGTCCGTGCCGCTTTGGAAAAGCAGGGTGGTCTGGCGCAGTTTGGCTTGTCCGAGCAATACAGCCGCAACGAGAGCATTGTTGTATGA
- a CDS encoding ABC transporter ATP-binding protein, with protein sequence MSSAAPSHTDSERAGLLSARGISLAYGGQTILQNLDLNVRAGEIVALLGPSGVGKSSLLRVLAGLQTPTQGEVSFLGQAVRGVHPALAMAFQEAILLPWLNVQANTGFGLGFARQPSVSAAERRLRVEQALRQVGLYESRHQRPGALSGGMAQRVAIARCLARRPQVLLMDEPFGALDEVTRRQMQELILSIRDQTGCAIVLVTHDIDEALLLADRVLLLGGRPAGLQREWSCPAHPRSHLDNWLQAIRLEIVASLEQSLSQAVHASVL encoded by the coding sequence ATGAGTTCCGCCGCCCCCTCGCATACCGATTCTGAAAGGGCCGGGCTCTTGTCCGCACGGGGGATCAGTCTGGCCTACGGTGGCCAGACGATCTTGCAGAACCTGGACTTGAACGTGCGCGCGGGCGAGATCGTGGCGCTGCTGGGTCCCAGCGGGGTGGGCAAGTCCTCCTTGTTGCGGGTACTGGCCGGTCTGCAAACGCCCACTCAGGGTGAGGTGTCCTTTCTGGGGCAGGCCGTGCGTGGAGTGCATCCCGCTTTGGCCATGGCGTTTCAGGAGGCCATTCTTTTGCCTTGGCTAAATGTGCAGGCCAATACCGGCTTTGGCCTGGGCTTTGCTCGTCAGCCTTCCGTATCCGCGGCAGAACGTCGCCTGCGAGTTGAACAGGCGCTGCGCCAGGTTGGTTTATATGAAAGCCGTCATCAGCGTCCTGGCGCCTTGTCGGGCGGTATGGCACAGCGCGTTGCCATTGCGCGTTGTCTGGCTCGACGCCCACAAGTCTTGTTGATGGACGAACCTTTTGGCGCGCTGGACGAAGTAACCCGTCGTCAGATGCAGGAGCTGATTCTGTCGATACGCGACCAGACCGGCTGCGCCATTGTGCTGGTTACTCACGATATTGATGAAGCCCTCTTGTTGGCAGACCGCGTCCTGCTTTTAGGTGGCCGTCCTGCCGGTTTGCAGCGTGAGTGGAGCTGCCCGGCACATCCCCGATCTCATCTGGATAACTGGCTTCAGGCCATACGCCTGGAAATTGTGGCCAGCCTGGAGCAAAGCCTCTCCCAGGCGGTTCACGCTTCTGTTTTGTAA
- a CDS encoding acyl-CoA dehydrogenase family protein produces the protein MGNALKRAEQPVLASERPVLSPGLAQWLEEHALSLDSDASQAQALLPRLAQDGLLSLGLKADFSDFGDAVQSIVEVAEHSLTAGFVLWSQRTFIEYLRDVQDPAMRERYLPGLLDGSIAGATGLSNAIKFLGGIEELQVRAQPEQGQWQFEGRLPWITNLRPGNCLVAIVAAMPEDQAGIWVAELGDQGLERSADLDLVGLRGSNTAALTFNAVRLGQERLLHPDAGHFVRSVRPRFMALQCGMTMGLARRSLKQVLDAPRCQWVQEQPARRLLDRVQELSDVLVDAVRKPGSATPPDLFKVRIELSSLASQAVALESSAIGGATYMQGKHPQLLRRYREAMLVPLISPTVAQLKAELGQDAV, from the coding sequence ATGGGAAACGCCTTAAAGCGCGCTGAGCAGCCTGTGCTGGCCTCAGAACGCCCTGTTTTGTCGCCCGGCTTGGCCCAGTGGCTGGAGGAGCATGCCCTATCGCTGGATAGCGATGCCTCCCAGGCGCAGGCTTTGCTGCCTCGCCTGGCGCAAGACGGTTTGTTGAGCCTGGGCCTGAAAGCAGACTTTTCCGACTTTGGCGATGCCGTTCAATCCATCGTGGAAGTGGCTGAACATTCGCTGACGGCAGGTTTTGTCCTGTGGAGCCAGCGCACCTTTATTGAATACCTGCGTGATGTTCAGGACCCCGCCATGCGCGAGCGTTATCTACCCGGTTTGCTGGACGGCAGTATTGCGGGTGCAACGGGACTGTCCAATGCCATCAAGTTTTTGGGTGGTATTGAAGAGCTGCAAGTGCGCGCCCAGCCCGAGCAAGGGCAATGGCAGTTTGAAGGTCGCTTGCCCTGGATTACCAATCTGCGCCCCGGCAATTGTCTGGTCGCCATTGTGGCCGCCATGCCCGAGGACCAGGCCGGTATCTGGGTGGCAGAACTGGGCGATCAAGGATTGGAACGTTCGGCGGACCTGGATCTGGTCGGACTGCGTGGCAGCAATACCGCTGCCTTGACGTTCAATGCCGTGCGTCTGGGACAGGAGCGTTTGCTGCATCCTGATGCGGGTCATTTTGTGCGCTCGGTACGTCCCCGTTTCATGGCGCTGCAATGCGGTATGACCATGGGCCTGGCACGTCGCTCCTTGAAGCAAGTGTTGGATGCGCCACGCTGCCAATGGGTACAGGAACAGCCTGCTCGCCGCTTGCTGGATCGCGTGCAGGAATTGTCGGATGTGCTGGTTGATGCCGTACGTAAACCCGGTTCGGCTACGCCGCCTGATCTGTTCAAGGTCCGTATCGAGCTAAGCAGTCTGGCGTCGCAGGCCGTGGCCTTGGAAAGCTCAGCGATTGGCGGCGCGACCTATATGCAGGGCAAGCATCCGCAACTGCTGCGTCGTTATCGTGAAGCCATGTTGGTGCCTTTGATTTCGCCTACTGTGGCGCAGCTGAAAGCTGAACTTGGGCAGGATGCCGTATGA
- a CDS encoding carboxymuconolactone decarboxylase family protein, whose amino-acid sequence MTRLTLHTVDSAPEAVKPALEKAVRGSGFLSNLLAILANAPVALQAYQDMSALNATASLSLVEREVVQLVAGTTHGCRFCVAGHTAIATNKAKLDPEILAALRARGFDQINDERLQALALFSRAVIDTRGQVSDQALADFRAAGYGDQQALEVITGIGLATICNFANNLARTPLNSQLEAYAWETP is encoded by the coding sequence ATGACCCGCTTAACTTTGCATACTGTGGACTCCGCACCAGAGGCGGTCAAACCAGCCCTTGAAAAAGCTGTGCGTGGTAGCGGCTTTTTGTCCAATCTGCTGGCTATTTTGGCCAATGCGCCCGTTGCCCTGCAAGCCTATCAGGATATGTCCGCCCTGAACGCCACCGCCAGCCTGTCGCTGGTCGAGCGCGAGGTGGTGCAACTGGTCGCTGGCACCACTCATGGTTGCCGCTTCTGCGTGGCTGGTCACACCGCCATTGCGACCAATAAAGCCAAGCTGGACCCGGAAATCCTGGCTGCCTTGCGTGCGCGTGGCTTTGACCAGATCAACGACGAGCGCCTGCAAGCATTGGCTTTGTTCAGCCGCGCCGTGATTGATACCCGTGGTCAGGTGTCGGATCAGGCTCTGGCCGATTTCCGTGCAGCGGGTTACGGCGACCAGCAGGCTCTGGAAGTGATTACCGGCATCGGCTTGGCGACGATCTGCAACTTTGCCAATAATCTGGCCCGTACGCCGCTCAATAGCCAGCTGGAGGCCTACGCATGGGAAACGCCTTAA
- a CDS encoding AraC family transcriptional regulator: MSDSAFPDSHCAVDSKDTGHPVEELLLSGLEISASLFHLGQYCNQWESSLHGHQRAGFHVVLHGPCWLHIQHQDALALQAGDAVFFLRDVPHRLSSSPTPPDWNAAMQRQTMQNLEPQVPQSTGLLCGFLDLGRGLSELLLATVPDVLLIDGSQADADSGRPLLDLIQAEMQRQPQANSSLLEKLVELLLFYTLRQQIGQTPAEGALPAGLIHLASDAAFGGLIEQLLREPAKAWSVDDMAAYLNMSRAAFHRRFTLLCGMAPAQVLLQLRMQLAKRQLEQGLTMEQIAERIGYSSAAAFSAAFRRSVGVSPAQWRKQDARS; encoded by the coding sequence ATGAGCGACTCTGCCTTTCCTGACAGCCATTGCGCTGTCGATTCCAAAGACACAGGACACCCTGTGGAGGAACTGCTCTTGTCCGGGCTGGAGATCTCGGCCAGCCTGTTTCACTTGGGCCAGTACTGCAATCAATGGGAAAGCAGCCTGCACGGACATCAACGGGCAGGCTTTCATGTGGTCTTGCATGGGCCGTGCTGGCTGCATATTCAGCATCAGGACGCCCTGGCCTTGCAGGCGGGTGATGCGGTGTTCTTCTTGCGGGATGTGCCCCATCGCCTAAGCTCATCGCCCACGCCGCCAGACTGGAACGCGGCCATGCAGCGGCAAACCATGCAGAATCTGGAGCCGCAGGTGCCGCAAAGCACGGGTTTGCTCTGTGGTTTCCTGGATCTGGGGCGTGGTTTGAGCGAATTGCTGCTGGCAACCGTGCCTGATGTTTTATTGATTGATGGTTCTCAGGCAGATGCGGACTCTGGACGTCCTTTGCTGGACTTGATCCAGGCCGAGATGCAGCGGCAGCCACAGGCCAATTCCAGCCTGCTGGAAAAACTGGTGGAACTGTTATTGTTCTATACCTTGCGCCAGCAAATCGGGCAGACACCGGCTGAAGGGGCCCTGCCTGCGGGCTTGATTCATCTGGCCAGCGATGCTGCGTTTGGTGGTTTGATCGAGCAACTGCTGCGAGAGCCTGCCAAAGCCTGGTCGGTGGATGATATGGCCGCCTACCTGAATATGTCACGTGCCGCCTTTCACCGCCGCTTTACTCTGCTCTGTGGGATGGCACCGGCCCAGGTGCTGCTGCAGCTGCGTATGCAGCTCGCCAAGCGTCAGCTGGAGCAAGGGCTGACCATGGAACAGATTGCCGAGCGTATTGGCTATAGCTCGGCGGCCGCCTTTAGCGCCGCATTCAGGCGCAGTGTGGGTGTCAGCCCCGCGCAGTGGCGCAAGCAAGACGCGCGTAGCTAA
- the rpsQ gene encoding 30S ribosomal protein S17, whose translation MSETQTTEKRQRTLIGQVVSNKMDKTVVVLVERRVKHPLYGKIIVRSNKYKAHDETNQYNEGDTVEISEGRPISRSKSWTVVRLIEAARVI comes from the coding sequence ATGAGCGAAACTCAAACTACCGAAAAACGTCAACGTACCCTGATTGGTCAAGTTGTCAGCAACAAGATGGACAAAACTGTCGTCGTTCTGGTTGAACGCCGCGTTAAACATCCCTTGTATGGCAAGATCATCGTCCGCTCCAATAAATACAAAGCGCACGACGAGACCAACCAGTACAACGAAGGCGATACCGTTGAGATTTCCGAAGGCCGTCCTATCAGCCGCAGCAAGTCCTGGACTGTTGTGCGTCTGATCGAAGCAGCCCGCGTGATCTAA
- the rpmC gene encoding 50S ribosomal protein L29, with the protein MKASELRTKDAAELQKELESLLKAQFNLRMQRATQQLSNTSQLGKVRRDIARVRTVMAETAGK; encoded by the coding sequence ATGAAAGCCAGCGAACTCCGTACCAAAGATGCCGCCGAGCTCCAGAAAGAGCTCGAGAGCCTGTTGAAAGCACAATTTAACCTGCGCATGCAGCGTGCTACTCAACAGCTTTCCAACACCAGCCAATTGGGCAAAGTACGTCGCGACATCGCTCGTGTCCGTACTGTCATGGCTGAGACCGCAGGAAAGTAA
- the rplP gene encoding 50S ribosomal protein L16, protein MLQPSRRKYRKEHKGRNTGLATRGAQVSFGEFGLKATDRGRLTARQIEAARRAINRHIKRGGRIWIRIFPDKPISQKPAEVRMGNGKGNPEFWVAEIQPGKVLYEMEGVSEELAREAFRLAAAKLPISTTFVTRQIGA, encoded by the coding sequence ATGCTGCAACCTTCTCGCAGAAAGTACCGCAAAGAGCACAAAGGCCGTAACACCGGTCTGGCTACTCGCGGTGCGCAAGTTTCGTTTGGCGAATTTGGTCTGAAAGCCACTGACCGTGGCCGTCTGACTGCTCGCCAGATCGAAGCAGCACGTCGTGCAATTAACCGTCACATCAAACGTGGTGGCCGCATCTGGATCCGTATCTTCCCCGATAAGCCAATTTCGCAGAAACCTGCCGAAGTTCGTATGGGTAACGGTAAGGGTAATCCAGAGTTCTGGGTCGCTGAGATTCAACCAGGCAAGGTCCTGTACGAAATGGAAGGTGTTAGCGAAGAGCTGGCACGCGAAGCATTCCGTCTGGCCGCTGCCAAGCTGCCTATCTCGACGACGTTCGTAACGCGTCAGATCGGTGCTTAA
- the rpsC gene encoding 30S ribosomal protein S3: MGQKIHPIGFRLAVNRNWSSRWYADGAEFGTMLADDIRVREYLKRKLKSASVGRVVIERPAKNARITIYSARPGVVIGKRGEDIESLKADLQRLLGVPVHVNIEEIRKPETDAQLIADSIAQQLEKRIMFRRAMKRSMQNAMRLGAQGIKIMSSGRLNGIEIARTEWYREGRVPLHTLRANIDYGTSEAHTTYGIIGIKVWVYKGDMLPNGEMPVDTVAPEERRPRRPRGDRPENRRPGGRGRGPRKDAAPAASEGE; this comes from the coding sequence ATGGGACAGAAAATCCACCCAATTGGGTTCCGCCTGGCTGTTAACCGTAACTGGAGCTCGCGTTGGTACGCTGACGGTGCTGAGTTCGGTACGATGTTGGCTGACGACATCCGTGTGCGCGAATACCTGAAACGCAAGCTGAAAAGTGCGTCCGTTGGCCGTGTGGTCATCGAGCGTCCTGCCAAGAATGCTCGCATCACCATTTACTCGGCTCGTCCTGGTGTAGTGATCGGCAAGCGCGGCGAGGATATCGAAAGCCTGAAGGCTGACCTGCAGCGCCTGTTGGGCGTGCCAGTGCACGTTAATATCGAAGAAATTCGCAAACCTGAAACCGACGCTCAACTGATCGCCGACTCCATTGCTCAGCAACTGGAAAAGCGCATCATGTTCCGTCGTGCGATGAAGCGTTCCATGCAAAACGCCATGCGTCTGGGTGCCCAAGGCATCAAGATCATGAGCTCGGGTCGCTTGAACGGCATCGAAATCGCTCGTACCGAATGGTACCGCGAAGGCCGTGTGCCTCTGCACACCCTGCGCGCTAACATCGATTACGGTACTTCCGAAGCGCACACGACGTACGGGATCATCGGTATCAAGGTCTGGGTCTACAAGGGCGACATGCTGCCTAACGGCGAAATGCCTGTTGACACCGTAGCCCCTGAAGAGCGCCGCCCACGTCGTCCACGTGGTGACCGCCCTGAAAACCGCCGTCCAGGTGGTCGTGGCCGCGGTCCTCGTAAAGACGCTGCTCCTGCTGCGTCCGAAGGAGAATAA
- the rplV gene encoding 50S ribosomal protein L22, with the protein METTAIIRGVHISAQKARLVADMVRGKSVAHALNTLTFTPKKAAGIIKKALESAIANAEHNDGADIDELKVTSIYVDKAQSLKRFSARAKGRGNRIEKQTCHIVVKVGA; encoded by the coding sequence ATGGAAACTACAGCAATTATTCGTGGAGTCCATATTTCGGCGCAAAAAGCACGTCTGGTTGCGGACATGGTCCGCGGCAAGTCCGTCGCTCACGCTCTGAATACGCTGACTTTCACTCCTAAGAAAGCCGCTGGCATCATCAAGAAAGCTCTGGAATCGGCTATTGCCAACGCTGAGCACAATGACGGCGCCGACATCGACGAACTGAAAGTCACCTCCATTTACGTGGACAAGGCTCAGTCGTTGAAGCGTTTTTCTGCACGAGCCAAAGGCCGCGGTAACCGTATTGAGAAGCAGACTTGCCACATTGTGGTCAAAGTCGGCGCTTAA
- the rpsS gene encoding 30S ribosomal protein S19, whose amino-acid sequence MSRSIKKGPFVDAHLIKKVDAAVVGNDKRPIKTWSRRSTILPEFIGLTIAVHNGRQHIPVYINENMVGHKLGEFALTRTFKGHAADKKARR is encoded by the coding sequence ATGTCACGTTCGATCAAAAAAGGCCCATTCGTTGATGCTCACCTGATCAAAAAGGTTGACGCAGCCGTTGTGGGTAACGACAAGCGACCAATCAAAACCTGGTCGCGCCGCTCTACCATCCTGCCCGAGTTCATTGGGCTGACGATTGCCGTTCACAATGGCCGTCAACACATTCCCGTTTACATCAACGAGAACATGGTTGGCCACAAGCTCGGCGAGTTCGCTTTGACCCGTACTTTCAAGGGTCACGCTGCGGACAAAAAGGCCCGGAGATAA
- the rplB gene encoding 50S ribosomal protein L2, with protein sequence MALVKVKPTSPGRRGMIKVVHPELHKGAPYAALLEKKSSSAGRNNNGHITVRHRGGGHKQHYRIVDFRRNKDGIPAKVERLEYDPNRSAHIALVCYADGERRYIIAPRGLEVGATVVSGAEAPIRSGNTLPIRNIPVGQTIHCIEMLPGKGAQIARSAGGSAVLLAREGTYAQVRLRSGEVRRIHIDCRATIGEVSNHDHSLRQIGKAGAVRWRGIRPTVRGVAMNPVDHPHGGGEGRTGEGREPVSPWGTPAKGYRTRRNKRTDNMIVSRRKRK encoded by the coding sequence ATGGCATTGGTAAAAGTAAAACCAACGTCGCCAGGTCGCCGTGGCATGATCAAAGTGGTTCACCCTGAACTGCACAAAGGCGCTCCTTACGCGGCTTTGCTGGAAAAGAAATCCAGCAGTGCTGGCCGTAACAACAACGGCCACATCACGGTTCGTCACCGTGGCGGCGGTCACAAGCAGCACTACCGTATTGTCGACTTCCGTCGCAACAAGGACGGTATTCCTGCGAAAGTAGAACGTCTGGAATACGACCCTAACCGCAGCGCTCACATCGCATTGGTGTGCTACGCAGACGGCGAGCGTCGTTACATCATCGCCCCTCGTGGTCTGGAAGTGGGTGCAACGGTTGTGTCTGGCGCGGAAGCTCCTATCCGTTCCGGCAACACTTTGCCTATCCGCAACATTCCTGTGGGTCAAACCATTCACTGCATCGAGATGCTGCCTGGTAAGGGTGCTCAAATCGCTCGTTCCGCTGGTGGTTCCGCTGTGTTGCTGGCTCGTGAAGGCACGTACGCTCAAGTGCGTCTGCGTTCCGGTGAAGTTCGCCGCATTCACATCGACTGCCGCGCCACGATTGGCGAAGTCAGCAACCACGATCACAGCCTGCGTCAAATCGGTAAAGCCGGTGCTGTTCGCTGGCGTGGTATTCGTCCTACCGTTCGCGGTGTGGCGATGAACCCAGTCGATCACCCGCACGGTGGTGGTGAAGGTCGTACGGGTGAAGGCCGTGAGCCAGTCAGCCCATGGGGTACTCCTGCCAAGGGCTACCGCACCCGTCGTAACAAGCGCACAGACAACATGATTGTTTCGCGCCGTAAGCGCAAGTAA
- the rplW gene encoding 50S ribosomal protein L23, giving the protein MNAERLLQVILAPVVTEKATYVAEKNQQIAFRVAPDATKPEIKAAIELLFKVEVESVQVLNQKGKEKRFGRFMGRRRSVRKAYVSLKPGQELDFSEVN; this is encoded by the coding sequence ATGAACGCCGAACGTCTATTGCAAGTAATTCTGGCTCCTGTCGTGACTGAAAAAGCCACGTACGTTGCCGAAAAAAATCAGCAAATCGCTTTCCGCGTCGCTCCTGATGCTACCAAGCCTGAAATCAAAGCTGCTATTGAACTGCTGTTCAAAGTAGAAGTTGAGTCGGTGCAGGTGCTCAATCAGAAGGGCAAGGAAAAGCGCTTTGGCCGTTTCATGGGTCGCCGCCGCAGTGTGCGCAAGGCATATGTCTCGCTCAAGCCCGGTCAGGAACTCGACTTTTCTGAGGTGAACTAA